The following DNA comes from Acidobacteriota bacterium.
AACCCACCCGCTGACGCAGGTGGTACTGACCTTGCCGCTACAACTTCCGGAATTCATCCTGCAGCGCCGGACGTCGTTTGTTTTCTTCTCGCAGCTTTGCAATCCAGGTTTTCCAGGTGGTCTGGTCCTTTAACACCGTCAGGTAAACACCTTTCATCTTTTCAGCATAGGTGGCGGCGGTGTGGTAGCCTTCACGTTTCTGGCGGCCAATGTACTCCGTGACCAGTTTTTCATAGAGGGCAATGGCTTCTTTGGGGAGGTGGTGCTTGATGCCATCCGCGACCAGAACTTTGAGTGATTCGTGATGCTGGGCTGATTGGGCCACGCCAAGTGCTTCTGACCAGTTTTGCTCTTCCAGATGAATCCGAGCCTGAGTCTCTAAGTCTGATTTGGCAAATTCAAAAAATTTCGCCCGCGCATCCGACCAGGTACCGAGTTTGGAGGCTTCGCGTTTGAGAAGTTGATACAACTCCAGCGAGGTACGGCTCCAGCGGGCCATCGCCAGGAAAATCCGAACCAGATTTACCGTATCTCCTTTCTCTTCATAGTGATCAGCCAGCCGCTTGAGCACCCCATCTGGTTTGGAGAGCGCGTAACTAAACAACCAGGGGGTTGGCGAAACTGCTTGAGGGCGATTTTCCAAATGCCTGAGCCAGCTTTCCAACGTCTCGATATATTGTTTCTGATCGTCTTTCGCTTTCCAGAAATCAGCCAGCTCAAGGAATTGATATTCCTCCCTCAGATTCTCAGTGCGGGTTTTGAGATACGCTTTTTCATCGCCAAGTGTCAGGTAATAACCGGCAATCCAATCGGAAGCTTCATTGGAATTAAGTTTCTCGAACTTCTTGATCAGGTATTTGTAATCATTCGGTTCGGAACAGATGATATCGAGCGCGGTTTTGATCCCGTTGACGGTCTCGCCATAACTGCCCAGAGTCTGGTCAAACGCTTCGCATAATTGATCGAAGAACGGTTTTTTCTCTGTGTGGGAAAGCTGGAGTTTGGCAATTGCCTCGCCGTAATATTTGAGTGCCGTTTCAATCTGGCTGGTACTCAAGCCTACTTCCTCGATCAGATCCTCCATTTCTGAAATGGTGTGCCAGAATATTTCAATTTGATCAACCGGATGCAATGCCTGAGCCTCTTGAAAGACGGTGTTAAGTTCCCCAATTTCAATGTCCCCTTCATATCCAGATTCGATGTAGCTATAGACACCAGCCAGCAGGCGGTCAATCTGTTTGTTCAACCGTTTGACCAGCGCCGGGTTTTTGGGCTGGCTGACCAGGGCTGACGCCGGGAGCGAAATATTCTCAAGCAGTACTTTTTGAAATCCTGGATTTTCTTCCGCCAGTTTCAGGATGAGTTTGAGGAGCGCATCTCGTGAATAATCTTCCAGGGTCTGCTGGAGTGCCGAGGGGATACCTGGAATGGTAAGTTCGGCGACATCATCCTTATGATCCAGGTAATACAGCAACGCGCCTACAATGTGCTTACAAACAACACCGTCATAGGGGCAGGTACATTCAGATTTGAGTTCGGTGCCTGCTTCACGAACATTCACGGTGTAATTTCCATAGTTGCCATGAAGTTTGGCGGAAATTGAATTTGGAGTTGTTGAGAACTGATAGATTAGTCCT
Coding sequences within:
- a CDS encoding SWIM zinc finger family protein; the protein is MKLKTLTREDILQLADSSEIFHRGTEYAEEGLIYQFSTTPNSISAKLHGNYGNYTVNVREAGTELKSECTCPYDGVVCKHIVGALLYYLDHKDDVAELTIPGIPSALQQTLEDYSRDALLKLILKLAEENPGFQKVLLENISLPASALVSQPKNPALVKRLNKQIDRLLAGVYSYIESGYEGDIEIGELNTVFQEAQALHPVDQIEIFWHTISEMEDLIEEVGLSTSQIETALKYYGEAIAKLQLSHTEKKPFFDQLCEAFDQTLGSYGETVNGIKTALDIICSEPNDYKYLIKKFEKLNSNEASDWIAGYYLTLGDEKAYLKTRTENLREEYQFLELADFWKAKDDQKQYIETLESWLRHLENRPQAVSPTPWLFSYALSKPDGVLKRLADHYEEKGDTVNLVRIFLAMARWSRTSLELYQLLKREASKLGTWSDARAKFFEFAKSDLETQARIHLEEQNWSEALGVAQSAQHHESLKVLVADGIKHHLPKEAIALYEKLVTEYIGRQKREGYHTAATYAEKMKGVYLTVLKDQTTWKTWIAKLREENKRRPALQDEFRKL